The following coding sequences lie in one Saccharopolyspora hordei genomic window:
- a CDS encoding AI-2E family transporter, translating to MNGSKIAERDDAASAIPRVLRVSAALSWRTLVILGAVYVLGLVLGQIYVVVIPVAIALLLSALLAPVVSWLAARRVPRALATALVLIGGLAVVGGVLTFVINAFIAGFPDLQRQVIASLTALKSSLAEGPLHINDAQIDAFLQQAQDWLQANQAVLTSGALSTAGTFGNFLTGLVLALFTLIFFLHDGRRVWLFVTGLAPKHVRHKVDVAGCRGFESLVGYVRATALVAVVDALGIGLGLVVLGVPLAIPLAALVFLGGFVPIVGAVASGSVAVLVALVTKGWVTALIVIGVVLLVQQLEGNVLQPLLLGRAVQLHALAVVLAISIGAVVSGIIGALLAVPLVAVLNASIRSLLDDEEEGPGPTPEQEAEEAAEPPEDDEEPEPATPTGDR from the coding sequence GTGAACGGTTCCAAGATCGCCGAACGGGACGACGCGGCCAGTGCGATCCCGCGCGTGCTGCGGGTCTCCGCTGCGCTGAGCTGGCGCACGCTGGTCATCCTCGGTGCCGTGTACGTGCTCGGGCTGGTGCTCGGGCAGATCTACGTCGTCGTGATCCCGGTGGCCATCGCGCTGCTGCTGTCGGCGCTGCTGGCCCCGGTGGTGTCCTGGCTGGCGGCGCGCCGCGTGCCGCGGGCCCTGGCGACCGCGCTGGTGCTGATCGGTGGTCTCGCCGTGGTCGGCGGCGTGCTCACCTTCGTCATCAACGCGTTCATCGCCGGCTTCCCGGACCTGCAGCGGCAGGTCATCGCCTCGCTCACCGCGCTCAAGAGCTCGCTGGCCGAGGGCCCGCTGCACATCAACGACGCGCAGATCGACGCCTTCCTGCAGCAGGCGCAGGACTGGCTGCAGGCCAACCAGGCGGTGCTGACCAGCGGCGCGCTGTCCACGGCGGGCACCTTCGGCAACTTCCTGACCGGCCTGGTGCTGGCGCTGTTCACGCTCATCTTCTTCCTGCACGACGGCCGCCGGGTGTGGCTGTTCGTGACCGGGCTGGCCCCGAAGCACGTCCGGCACAAGGTGGACGTGGCCGGGTGCCGCGGCTTCGAGTCGCTGGTCGGCTACGTGCGGGCGACCGCGCTGGTGGCGGTGGTCGACGCGCTGGGCATCGGGCTGGGCCTGGTGGTCCTCGGGGTGCCGCTGGCGATCCCGCTGGCCGCGCTGGTGTTCCTGGGCGGGTTCGTGCCGATCGTCGGCGCGGTGGCCTCGGGCTCGGTCGCGGTGCTGGTCGCGCTGGTGACCAAGGGCTGGGTGACCGCGCTGATCGTGATCGGCGTGGTGCTGCTGGTGCAGCAGCTGGAGGGCAACGTCCTGCAGCCGCTGCTGCTGGGCCGCGCGGTGCAGCTGCACGCGCTGGCGGTGGTGCTGGCGATCAGCATCGGCGCCGTGGTCTCCGGCATCATCGGCGCGCTGCTGGCGGTCCCGCTGGTGGCGGTGCTCAACGCCTCCATCCGCTCCCTCCTCGACGACGAGGAGGAAGGACCCGGACCCACCCCGGAGCAGGAGGCCGAGGAAGCAGCCGAACCCCCGGAGGACGAC